The Methanosarcina barkeri str. Wiesmoor DNA segment GTATAGGTGGGAAATTTTTCATGATGAAAAAATCAATTTATAAAATATTGTTTATTGTCGTTATTATTGTTTTTCTGATCATCGTAGTACCCTCAGTACTGTTTACACCTGCACACGTCAAGTCGAATATGTCAATTGATAATGAAACACCTGTTAAAGAACAACAGATAGCTGGTTTATTTATTGAATTTGAAAATGGGACTACTGAGCAGGAAGTTAAAACTATTCTTGAAGATTCCAATATACCTGTAAACTATAGTATAGATTACAATACTAACCTTAGCTCAGGAAGGAACTATGCAAAAGTAGATAAAGACAAAAAAACGGCTGTAGTAGATGAATTTAAGAAAGGAGAAAAAATTCC contains these protein-coding regions:
- a CDS encoding UPF0228 family protein: MMKKSIYKILFIVVIIVFLIIVVPSVLFTPAHVKSNMSIDNETPVKEQQIAGLFIEFENGTTEQEVKTILEDSNIPVNYSIDYNTNLSSGRNYAKVDKDKKTAVVDEFKKGEKIPEPGFPPDIKKGDYYIIVSEQGFENDNFLNVMKRNNLQVKMTTICYVSFGNEPKNWIPESDATRIRNELEANEKVFIVNFDGVVY